DNA sequence from the Cohnella herbarum genome:
AGTGTTATTCAAGAAGCCTACGCGATCTGAAATGTCCGCCACGGACAACTTCGTGGACAATAACAGTTCTTTGGCATGCTCCATTCGCGTTTTGTGGATATAGTCCGCCACGGATTGATTCATGGCTTTCTTGAACACGCGGCGAATATGGGAGCTGGATAGGTTGACGCGATCCGCAATCGTCTCCAAGGACAGATTGGCGTCCCGGTAATCCCGATGAACGATGTCGACGATGTCCTGGATCAGCCTGTCGCTTTTCGCGTTTTTCTTTAATTCGATAAGATTGTGGATTTCACCGAATAGCTCGTTGAATAAGCTCGTCGCTTCCTCTATCGTCTCTCGTCGGTTAATCTCGGCGACGAAAGCGTTGAATTGGAACGGGATTTCGAATCCGTTGTTCCTCTCCAGCTTCCGTACCGCCGCATTCAGCTCGATGGAGAAGGTCAGTATGACTTGCGTAAAGAAGCCGTACGTATAGTTTTTCAGATCGTCTAGGAGCTCCGCGAAGAGTTGCTTGGCCGTCTCTATTTTTCCCAGCATGATCTGATCGATGATTTGCTTCTGCTGGACGAAAGGATATTCGGGCGATTCGCCGGCTGCTTCGCTTAACGTTCGACCAGCATGCAGAATGCTTCCGTATCCGGAGAAAAACTTGTTCAAGATGCAATCTTTCGCTTGCTTATATAGCATCTGGGCGTCCGCGACGGAATGTCCTTCAGGACTTACGCAGACGCTGATGGAAAGTTTAAGCTCCTGACGAATATATTTTCGCAAATCCTCCAATAACCGATCAAGACCGAGCGAATCGTCCGAATTCCGGTTCGCCAGAACGACTACGCAATCGTCGCCCAAGTCAATCGACCCGACGGTCGTGCCGGTTCCGATCATTTCCTCAGCAATATTCTGAATGCAATACTTTATCAACGCGCGATCGTTTAGATTGTATAGATCGATGAAGTCCTGATACCGATCGATCTGAATGAGCAGCAGAAAATAGGGACGATCAAAACGGATCTGCAGCTCGGCGGCCGACGCGATTTCTTCGATCGCTTCGTTCCGCTGATGAGAGGGATTCAAGAGCAGCGTTCTAAGCACGTTCTGTTTGGCCGATGCGTGGTTTTCCCTGTTTTTGATCTCGAGATCGATCAACTTGTCTTTAATGGAGCCGTACGGTTTATAGAGCTTCTTGGAAATGAACAGACAGAGTGGCACCCCGCAGATCAACGTCAACGCATAGATAACGACGATGAGCGTTTTGACGTGCGCGTAACTCCCCTCGATATCCGAATAAGGGGTCAGAAGAATGAATTTCCATCCTATATCCGGAGAGGAAGTATAGGTAGCTAAGTGCTTCTGACCGTTAACCGTTTTCGTAAAATAACCGGAGGCCTCCTTCCGTTCCAGAATATCGCGAATCATCGGATCGTCGCGCAGATCGGACAGCACGGGCGCGTAAGAGGTTTCGTTGACGATCCTGCCTTGGGCGTCGACGATCAAAATATTGTCGTTATCCTCATTGCTCAGGGATTTGAACGTGTGCTCCAGCCATTTGGCCGAGATGTTGATGACGATGGAATCCGGGTAGGAACGATCGGCCGGCTTGGAAGGAGCCAGAATGTAACTATAGACCAACTCGCCTCCGTTGATTTTCCTCGGAACGGGAGTGAAGGAATAACCGCTGTTTCTTCTAATCGCGTCTAAGTAACCCGAATCGAAAAAACGGTCGATCGGCTCGAAACCGGAGCCGTAGCTCTTTCCCGCGAAGCCGACATTCCCGGTGGCAGAACTGTAAATATAGATCGAATCGATAAAGAGGGACGACTTCAAATAACCGTATAGCGTTTCCAAAGAGATAATCGTTTCGATATCGTTGTAAGAAGGAGCATACAGCAATTGATTGATCGTGCTGTTGAAAAAGGTCTGATTGGCGACCGTATTCGCGGACTCTCGCATGAATTCGACGCTGTAGCTCGTCTGGGACAAGCTTTTGATCGAGTGGGAAGATACCGTTTTCATTAACGTGTTGCTTATGCTGAAGTA
Encoded proteins:
- a CDS encoding helix-turn-helix domain-containing protein; the encoded protein is MINRWKNLKNSYYKLLLISLLVFFLLSLTLLFVPLYFSISNTLMKTVSSHSIKSLSQTSYSVEFMRESANTVANQTFFNSTINQLLYAPSYNDIETIISLETLYGYLKSSLFIDSIYIYSSATGNVGFAGKSYGSGFEPIDRFFDSGYLDAIRRNSGYSFTPVPRKINGGELVYSYILAPSKPADRSYPDSIVINISAKWLEHTFKSLSNEDNDNILIVDAQGRIVNETSYAPVLSDLRDDPMIRDILERKEASGYFTKTVNGQKHLATYTSSPDIGWKFILLTPYSDIEGSYAHVKTLIVVIYALTLICGVPLCLFISKKLYKPYGSIKDKLIDLEIKNRENHASAKQNVLRTLLLNPSHQRNEAIEEIASAAELQIRFDRPYFLLLIQIDRYQDFIDLYNLNDRALIKYCIQNIAEEMIGTGTTVGSIDLGDDCVVVLANRNSDDSLGLDRLLEDLRKYIRQELKLSISVCVSPEGHSVADAQMLYKQAKDCILNKFFSGYGSILHAGRTLSEAAGESPEYPFVQQKQIIDQIMLGKIETAKQLFAELLDDLKNYTYGFFTQVILTFSIELNAAVRKLERNNGFEIPFQFNAFVAEINRRETIEEATSLFNELFGEIHNLIELKKNAKSDRLIQDIVDIVHRDYRDANLSLETIADRVNLSSSHIRRVFKKAMNQSVADYIHKTRMEHAKELLLSTKLSVADISDRVGFLNNTYFFTAFKKTNGITPAEFRNKREPIES